From Pseudomonas sp. stari2, a single genomic window includes:
- a CDS encoding DUF480 domain-containing protein, translating into MSTELETNVNEPRLNATEIRILGSLIEKQATSPETYPLTLNALVLACNQKTSREPVMNLTQGQVGQSLRALESRGFAKLVMGSRADRWEHKVDKALELVPAQLILTGLMFLRGPQTVNELLTRSGRMHEFEDAEQVVHQLERLIARDLAVLIPRQAGQREDRYTHALGDPADIEAIIAARQNPSERGTVSGVSVERIEELEARIAALEERLARLEE; encoded by the coding sequence ATGTCCACAGAACTTGAAACCAACGTCAACGAACCACGGCTCAACGCCACGGAAATCCGCATCCTGGGTTCGCTGATCGAGAAACAGGCCACCAGCCCGGAAACCTATCCGCTGACCCTCAACGCGCTGGTACTGGCCTGCAATCAGAAAACCAGCCGGGAACCGGTGATGAACCTGACCCAGGGCCAGGTCGGCCAGAGCCTGCGCGCCCTCGAAAGCCGCGGTTTCGCCAAACTGGTGATGGGCAGCCGCGCCGACCGCTGGGAGCACAAGGTCGACAAGGCGCTGGAACTAGTGCCGGCGCAATTGATCCTGACCGGCTTGATGTTCCTGCGCGGCCCGCAGACCGTCAACGAACTGCTGACCCGCAGCGGTCGCATGCATGAGTTCGAAGATGCCGAACAAGTGGTGCATCAGCTGGAACGCCTGATCGCTCGGGACCTGGCGGTACTGATTCCGCGTCAGGCCGGCCAGCGCGAAGACCGCTACACCCATGCACTTGGCGATCCGGCAGACATCGAGGCGATTATCGCGGCGCGGCAGAATCCGAGTGAGCGAGGGACTGTCAGCGGTGTTTCTGTCGAGCGCATCGAAGAGCTGGAAGCGCGGATTGCAGCGCTGGAAGAGCGTCTGGCCCGCCTCGAAGAATAA
- a CDS encoding cupin domain-containing protein — MHPPILNLNDVELEPFPESLAPEGETARRYQQRFARVGQQLGAQKLGYRLYALPPGMRGSPFHSHRVNEEMFYVVAGEGEVRLGAERFPIRAGDVIACPPGGPEAAHQIINTSSQELRYLAVSTQQQPEICEYPDSNKYAVMDNFSIDAEGKASGFVAVARQADGVDYWDGE, encoded by the coding sequence ATGCACCCGCCGATTCTCAACCTGAATGATGTCGAACTCGAACCATTCCCCGAATCCCTGGCCCCCGAAGGCGAAACCGCCAGGCGTTATCAGCAGAGGTTCGCCCGGGTCGGCCAGCAACTGGGCGCGCAGAAGCTTGGTTATCGGCTGTATGCGCTGCCGCCGGGGATGCGCGGCAGTCCGTTTCACAGTCATCGGGTCAATGAGGAAATGTTCTACGTGGTGGCCGGGGAAGGGGAGGTGCGCCTTGGCGCTGAGCGTTTCCCGATACGCGCCGGCGACGTGATCGCCTGTCCACCGGGCGGTCCTGAAGCGGCGCATCAGATCATCAATACCAGCTCGCAAGAACTGCGCTATCTGGCGGTAAGCACTCAGCAACAGCCGGAAATCTGTGAGTACCCGGATTCGAACAAATACGCGGTAATGGATAATTTCAGCATCGATGCCGAAGGCAAGGCCTCGGGCTTCGTCGCGGTGGCGCGGCAGGCGGACGGGGTGGATTACTGGGACGGCGAATAA
- a CDS encoding shikimate 5-dehydrogenase, with the protein MQMNPNKDTQLCMSLSGRPGNFGLRFHNHLYEQLGLNFYYKAFSSQDLPGAVGGIRALGIRGCGVSMPFKEASIALVDELDASAAAIQSINTIVNTNGHLKAYNTDYIAIAQLLETHAVPKGWTFALRGSGGMAKAVASALRDGGYKNGLIVARNERAGRALADSLGYRWQAELGEERPQMLINVTPVGMDGGPEAGQLAFEVDVIKSADTVFDVVAIPSETPLIVRGRAEGKKVITGLEVIAIQALEQFVLYTGVRPTVEQFDAAVAFARS; encoded by the coding sequence ATGCAGATGAACCCCAACAAAGACACCCAACTGTGCATGTCCCTGTCTGGGCGTCCCGGGAATTTCGGTCTGCGTTTTCATAACCATTTGTACGAGCAACTGGGCCTGAATTTCTACTACAAGGCCTTCAGCAGCCAGGACCTGCCGGGCGCCGTCGGCGGGATCCGGGCGCTGGGCATTCGCGGTTGCGGGGTGTCGATGCCCTTCAAGGAGGCCAGCATTGCGCTGGTCGATGAACTGGATGCCTCGGCAGCGGCGATTCAGTCGATCAACACCATCGTCAACACCAACGGCCATCTCAAGGCCTACAACACCGATTACATCGCCATCGCCCAATTGCTGGAAACCCACGCGGTGCCGAAAGGCTGGACTTTCGCCCTGCGCGGCAGCGGCGGTATGGCCAAGGCAGTGGCCAGTGCCTTGCGCGATGGCGGTTACAAGAACGGTCTGATCGTCGCCCGCAACGAGCGCGCCGGCCGTGCGTTGGCAGATTCCCTGGGTTATCGCTGGCAGGCGGAACTGGGCGAGGAACGCCCGCAGATGCTGATCAACGTAACGCCTGTGGGCATGGACGGCGGTCCGGAAGCGGGGCAGCTGGCATTTGAGGTGGATGTGATCAAGTCTGCCGACACCGTGTTCGATGTGGTGGCGATCCCCTCGGAAACCCCGCTGATCGTGCGCGGCCGTGCTGAAGGTAAAAAAGTGATCACCGGGCTGGAAGTGATCGCGATCCAGGCGCTGGAGCAGTTCGTGCTGTACACCGGCGTGCGACCGACGGTCGAGCAGTTCGATGCGGCCGTGGCGTTTGCCCGCAGTTGA
- a CDS encoding AI-2E family transporter encodes MNQKSLQFKSLTVLLLLVTVAFIWILLPFYGAVFWAVILGILFAPMQRRLQQKFGWQRNLTSLCTLSVCLVIAILPVIVISVLLVQEGATLYDNIESGKLDIGAYLAQFKHSLPPYFQHLLDRFGVGELDALREKIVKASMQGSQVLASQAFSFGQGTFDFVVSFFIMLYLLFFFLRDGAELARKVRTAVPLEEHHKRRLQLKFNRVVRATVKGNLLVAITQGALGGAIFWFLDIPSALLWAVLMAFLSLLPAVGAGIVWAPVAVYFLLSGMIWQGVVLGLFGIFVIGLVDNVLRPVLVGKDTRMPDYMILISTLGGMAVFGLNGFVIGPLIAALFMSSWALFVETRPKVQLP; translated from the coding sequence ATGAACCAAAAGAGTCTGCAATTCAAATCCCTCACTGTGCTGTTGTTGCTGGTGACGGTGGCCTTTATCTGGATCCTGCTGCCGTTCTACGGTGCGGTGTTCTGGGCGGTGATTCTCGGCATTCTGTTTGCGCCGATGCAGCGCCGGTTGCAGCAGAAATTCGGCTGGCAACGCAACCTGACGTCACTGTGCACCCTGAGTGTCTGCCTGGTGATCGCGATCTTGCCGGTGATCGTCATCAGTGTGTTGCTGGTGCAGGAAGGGGCGACGCTCTACGACAATATCGAAAGCGGCAAGCTCGATATCGGCGCCTATCTGGCGCAGTTCAAGCACAGCCTGCCGCCGTACTTTCAGCACTTGCTCGACCGGTTTGGTGTGGGCGAACTCGATGCCTTGCGCGAGAAAATCGTCAAGGCCTCGATGCAAGGCAGTCAGGTGCTGGCGAGCCAGGCGTTCAGCTTCGGCCAGGGCACATTCGATTTTGTGGTGAGTTTTTTCATCATGTTGTACTTGCTGTTCTTCTTTCTGCGCGATGGTGCCGAACTGGCGCGCAAAGTGCGTACGGCGGTGCCGCTGGAAGAGCATCACAAGCGTCGGCTGCAACTGAAATTCAACCGGGTGGTGCGCGCCACGGTGAAAGGCAACCTGCTGGTGGCTATCACTCAGGGTGCATTGGGCGGGGCGATTTTCTGGTTTCTCGATATTCCCAGCGCGTTGCTCTGGGCGGTGTTGATGGCGTTTCTGTCGCTGTTGCCGGCAGTGGGGGCGGGCATTGTCTGGGCGCCGGTGGCGGTGTATTTCCTGCTCAGCGGGATGATCTGGCAGGGCGTGGTGCTGGGGTTGTTCGGGATATTCGTGATCGGCCTGGTGGACAATGTGCTGCGTCCGGTGCTGGTGGGCAAGGACACGCGCATGCCGGACTACATGATCCTGATCTCGACGCTGGGCGGGATGGCGGTGTTCGGTCTCAATGGTTTCGTGATCGGGCCGCTGATCGCTGCATTGTTCATGTCGAGCTGGGCGCTGTTCGTCGAAACCAGACCGAAGGTGCAGTTGCCTTAA
- the yegQ gene encoding tRNA 5-hydroxyuridine modification protein YegQ — MMPSFTPELLAPAGTLKNMRYAFAYGADAVYAGQPRYSLRVRNNEFDHANLALGIREAQAQGKRFYVVVNIAPHNAKLKTFLKDLAPVIEMAPDALIMSDPGLIMLVRRHFPQMPIHLSVQANTVNWASVEFWQQQGLSRIILSRELSLEEIGEIREQVPGIELEVFVHGALCMAYSGRCLLSGYMNKRDANQGTCTNACRWKYSAQEAIENQLGEIVQTFEPQPTLGLGAPTDQVFLLQEANRPGEMMPAFEDEHGTYIMNAKDLRAVQHVERLTRMGVHSLKIEGRTKSHFYCARTTQVYRRAIDDAVAGREFDRSLMTDLESLAQRGYTEGFLRRHVHDEYQNYQNGSSVSERQQFVGELTGERRDRLAEVKVKNRFALGDHLELMTPKGNFHFDLHELQSLKGEAIDVAPGDGHTVYLPIPDAVDLRFGLLMRDVSGT; from the coding sequence ATGATGCCCTCCTTCACCCCGGAACTGCTCGCCCCCGCCGGCACTCTGAAAAACATGCGCTACGCCTTCGCCTATGGCGCCGATGCGGTTTATGCCGGCCAGCCGCGCTACAGCCTGCGGGTGCGCAACAACGAGTTCGACCACGCCAATCTCGCCCTCGGCATTCGTGAAGCCCAAGCCCAGGGCAAGCGTTTCTATGTGGTGGTCAACATCGCGCCGCACAATGCCAAGCTCAAGACCTTCCTCAAGGATCTGGCGCCGGTGATCGAGATGGCGCCGGACGCACTGATCATGTCCGACCCCGGCCTGATCATGCTGGTGCGCCGGCACTTTCCGCAGATGCCGATTCACCTTTCAGTGCAGGCCAACACGGTGAACTGGGCGAGCGTCGAGTTCTGGCAGCAACAGGGGCTGAGCCGGATCATTCTGTCCCGGGAACTGTCACTGGAAGAGATCGGCGAAATCCGCGAGCAGGTGCCGGGCATAGAGCTGGAAGTGTTCGTCCACGGCGCGCTGTGCATGGCTTATTCCGGCCGCTGCCTGCTCTCGGGTTACATGAACAAGCGCGACGCCAATCAAGGCACCTGCACCAATGCCTGCCGCTGGAAATATTCGGCCCAGGAAGCCATCGAAAACCAGCTCGGCGAGATCGTGCAGACCTTCGAACCGCAGCCGACCCTCGGCCTCGGCGCCCCCACCGATCAGGTATTCCTGTTGCAGGAAGCCAACCGCCCCGGCGAGATGATGCCGGCCTTCGAAGACGAGCACGGCACCTACATCATGAACGCCAAGGATCTGCGTGCGGTGCAGCACGTCGAGCGCCTGACCCGCATGGGCGTGCACTCGCTGAAGATCGAAGGCCGGACCAAATCCCACTTCTATTGCGCCCGCACCACTCAGGTTTACCGCCGGGCCATCGACGATGCGGTGGCCGGTCGCGAATTCGACCGCAGCCTGATGACCGATCTGGAATCTCTCGCCCAGCGCGGCTACACCGAAGGCTTCCTGCGCCGGCACGTGCATGACGAATACCAGAACTATCAGAACGGCAGCTCGGTGTCGGAACGTCAGCAATTCGTTGGCGAGCTGACTGGCGAACGCCGGGATCGTCTGGCCGAGGTCAAAGTGAAGAACCGCTTTGCCCTGGGCGATCATCTGGAACTGATGACGCCCAAGGGCAACTTCCATTTTGATCTGCATGAATTACAGAGCCTAAAGGGCGAGGCCATCGACGTGGCGCCAGGGGACGGGCACACGGTGTACCTGCCGATTCCGGATGCGGTGGATCTGCGCTTCGGCTTGTTGATGCGCGACGTGAGCGGGACCTGA
- a CDS encoding LysR family transcriptional regulator, producing the protein MELAQIRMFKTVAEVGSIAKAAEKLFCVPSNITARIKSLEAELGVALFLREGRGLRISPAGQTFLAYAEKILALTAEAKRAVDPAAEPSGPLRIGAIESSATGRLPRLLAKFHKRYPNVALELTNGTWGQLLDDTVSHRLDGAIVAVDVERSQLKRTPMYREELLLIASTSFGPIRDLDDLQDKTVFMWPQGCPYRAALEHWLLRQGLSLPIVSLASYGAIVGCVSAGAGVALVPKGVFEQYAKGAGCAGYEFSELTAIDNLFYWHENAGVHPAREAFVAMLREEFA; encoded by the coding sequence ATGGAGCTGGCGCAAATCCGCATGTTCAAGACCGTGGCCGAGGTCGGCAGCATCGCCAAAGCGGCTGAAAAGCTGTTTTGCGTACCGTCGAACATCACGGCGCGGATCAAATCCCTGGAAGCGGAACTGGGGGTTGCGCTGTTTCTGCGCGAAGGGCGCGGGCTGCGGATCAGTCCGGCGGGACAGACCTTTCTCGCCTACGCGGAGAAGATTCTGGCGCTGACGGCCGAAGCCAAACGCGCAGTCGATCCCGCCGCCGAGCCGTCCGGGCCGCTGCGCATCGGCGCCATCGAGTCTTCGGCCACCGGGCGTCTGCCACGCCTGCTGGCGAAATTTCACAAGCGCTATCCGAATGTGGCGTTGGAACTGACTAATGGCACTTGGGGCCAGTTGCTCGACGATACGGTCAGTCATCGTCTGGACGGCGCGATCGTCGCGGTGGACGTCGAGCGCTCCCAGCTCAAACGCACGCCGATGTATCGAGAGGAACTTCTGCTGATCGCTTCGACTTCTTTCGGGCCGATACGCGACCTCGACGATTTGCAGGACAAGACCGTGTTCATGTGGCCCCAAGGCTGTCCGTATCGCGCCGCGCTGGAACACTGGCTGTTGCGTCAGGGCCTGTCCTTGCCGATTGTCAGTCTGGCCAGTTACGGGGCGATTGTCGGTTGCGTGAGTGCCGGCGCTGGCGTAGCGCTGGTGCCCAAAGGCGTGTTCGAGCAATACGCCAAAGGCGCGGGGTGTGCGGGTTACGAATTCTCCGAACTGACCGCCATCGACAACTTGTTCTACTGGCATGAAAACGCCGGGGTGCACCCGGCGCGTGAGGCGTTTGTGGCGATGTTGCGCGAGGAGTTTGCCTGA
- a CDS encoding DMT family transporter, which produces MPSTSPLKILLAMAFVVGCWAYSPTGIHIGLQAYDPGHLALLRFLLASLFMAVIAGFKGIHLPRLQDLPLLLALGFFAVSLHHVVLNIGQQSVSAGASSVLAQSTPLFSTLLARFLFKDRVSVWRWGCVLTGFVGVVIVVSGDRGLGSIDAHGLLILLAAVSWSIYFALQKHHARRYDGLTLVCYTVWSGTLLLLIYLPELADSVASAPLRVQWAVLALGVFPSALAYLAWAFVLKHVDLSRATMTLYLIPPTAMGIASVGLGERPTQLVLVGSAVVLISVLALNLERPAVVRAIET; this is translated from the coding sequence ATGCCTTCCACTTCGCCTTTGAAAATTCTGTTGGCCATGGCTTTCGTCGTCGGCTGCTGGGCCTATTCGCCGACCGGCATCCATATCGGCCTGCAAGCCTACGATCCGGGTCATCTGGCGTTGCTGCGGTTTCTGCTGGCGTCGCTGTTCATGGCGGTGATTGCTGGTTTCAAAGGCATTCATCTGCCGCGCCTACAGGATTTGCCACTGTTACTGGCCCTGGGCTTCTTTGCCGTCAGCCTGCATCACGTGGTGCTGAACATCGGCCAGCAAAGCGTCAGCGCCGGCGCGTCCAGTGTGCTGGCGCAATCGACGCCGCTGTTCAGCACGCTGCTGGCGCGGTTTCTGTTCAAGGATCGGGTCAGCGTCTGGCGCTGGGGCTGTGTGCTGACGGGATTCGTCGGCGTGGTGATTGTGGTCAGCGGTGATCGCGGCCTCGGCAGCATCGACGCCCATGGTCTGCTGATCCTGCTGGCGGCGGTGTCGTGGAGCATTTACTTCGCCCTGCAAAAACACCACGCCCGGCGCTATGACGGGCTGACGCTGGTTTGCTACACGGTGTGGTCCGGCACGCTGCTGTTGTTGATTTACTTGCCGGAGCTGGCCGACAGCGTGGCCAGTGCGCCGCTGCGAGTGCAATGGGCGGTGCTCGCTCTGGGGGTGTTTCCCAGCGCCCTCGCCTATCTGGCGTGGGCGTTCGTGCTCAAGCATGTGGACCTGAGCCGGGCGACGATGACGCTGTACCTGATTCCGCCGACCGCAATGGGGATCGCTTCCGTGGGCCTGGGCGAACGCCCGACGC